In Drosophila pseudoobscura strain MV-25-SWS-2005 chromosome 4, UCI_Dpse_MV25, whole genome shotgun sequence, the following proteins share a genomic window:
- the LOC4816920 gene encoding enoyl-CoA delta isomerase 1, mitochondrial-like: MLRTKVLSLVARSGPSRLMSTATKLTTVEVNDKTGIATLTMCRAPVNGLNLELLKDLKTSIDEIESNKSRGLILTSSNATIFSAGLDIMEMYNPEKERIRAFWTQLQEVWLSLYGSSVPTAAAINGHSPAGGCLLATSCEYRVMLPKFTIGLNETQLGIVAPKWFMSSFLSVLPQRQAERALNQGRMFSTEEALQIGLIDETATSKEEAVEKCAAFLGTFARVNPLARALTKQQFRAADLQQLENERKDDLEKFLFFINQPAVQKGLGIYLEGLKKKAKK, encoded by the exons ATGCTCCGAACAAAAGTCTTGAGTCTGGTGGCCCGAAGTGGCCCCAGCCGGCTCATGTCCACCGCCACCAAGCTGACGACCGTGGAGGTCAATGACAAAACAGGAATCGCCACGCTCACCATGTGCAGGGCGCCAGTAAATGGACTCAACTTGGAACTGCTCAAGGATTTAAAAACATCCATTGACGAAATCGAGAGCAACAAAAGCCGGGGTCTCATACTGACATCC TCCAATGCTACAATATTCTCAGCTGGTCTCGATATCATGGAAATGTATAATCCCGAAAAGGAGAGGATTCGTGCCTTTTGGACGCAACTGCAGGAGGTTTGGCTTTCCCTCTATGGTAGCAGTGTCCCCACCGCAGCTGCCATCAAT GGCCACTCCCCCGCTGGAGGATGTCTTTTGGCCACATCTTGCGAGTACAGAGTTATGCTGCCAAAATTCACCATCGGCTTGAATGAGACGCAACTGGGCATTGTGGCGCCCAAGTGGTTCATGTCGTCTTTCCTAAGCGTTCTCCCACAACGTCAGGCAGAGCGGGCTCTCAATCAGGGGCGTATGTTCTCGACAGAGGAGGCCTTGCAGATTGGCCTCATCGACGAGACTGCCACTAGCAAGGAAGAGGCGGTGGAAAAGTGTGCCGCCTTCTTAGGCACATTCGCCAGAGTGAATCCCTTGGCTCGGGCACTGACCAAACAGCAGTTCCGCGCAGCCGATTTGCAGCAATTGGAAAACGAGCGTAAGGACGATCTGGAGAagtttttgttctttattaACCAGCCAGCCGTGCAGAAAGGTCTGGGCATTTATCTCGAAGGTCTGAAGAAGAAGGCCAAGAAATAA
- the LOC6902772 gene encoding enoyl-CoA delta isomerase 1, mitochondrial, with translation MLRNSLIGSLRQIKPILCSQSLRSLSNGENSGLTTIEVDDKSGIATLSMNLPPVNTLTLNLMHDLIDSINQIECNKSRGLILTSSNDKVFSAGLDLKELYKPDQERLKEFWTIFQDLWLALHLCGIPTAAAINGHAPAAGCIMATACEYRVMLPDFVIGVHATRFSFLVSKWMMLSYQSVLPRRIVERALNQGKLFSTQEALEVGLIDEVAGSKKEALAQCAAFIGTFDKANPIARTLTKRMCRDSDVTELLRDRAGDLRACVDYINTPLFQEGLSAHLEGLKEKK, from the exons ATGTTGCGCAACAGCCTAATAGGCAGTCTCCGACAGATAAAACCCATCCTTTGCAGCCAATCTTTGCGATCGCTCTCAAATGGAGAAAACTCGGGTCTTACCACGATCGAAGTGGACGACAAGAGTGGGATTGCCACATTATCGATGAATCTGCCGCCCGTAAACACTCTCACCTTGAATCTGATGCATGATCTAATTGATTCCATAAACCAGATTGAGTGCAACAAGAGCCGTGGGCTCATTTTGACGTCG AGCAATGACAAGGTTTTCTCCGCTGGACTTGACCTCAAAGAGCTGTACAAACCCGATCAGGAGAGGTTGAAGGAATTCTGGACGATCTTCCAAGACCTGTGGCTGGCTCTGCATCTCTGCGGCATTCCCACAGCAGCGGCCATTAAT GGTCATGCGCCTGCCGCTGGTTGCATTATGGCCACGGCCTGCGAATACCGTGTCATGCTGCCGGATTTCGTCATCGGAGTGCATGCCACGCGGTTTAGTTTCCTCGTCTCCAAGTGGATGATGCTCTCCTACCAGAGTGTGCTGCCACGGAGAATTGTCGAGCGGGCGCTGAACCAAGGTAAGCTATTCAGCACTCAAGAGGCCCTGGAGGTGGGTCTTATCGATGAGGTAGCCGGCAGCAAAAAGGAGGCCCTGGCTCAGTGTGCTGCCTTCATTGGCACCTTTGACAAGGCCAATCCCATTGCCAGAACACTGACCAAGCGAATGTGTCGGGATTCCGATGTCACCGAGTTGCTCAGGGATCGTGCCGGAGACCTACGTGCCTGTGTGGACTACATCAATACTCCACTGTTCCAAGAGGGACTGAGCGCCCACCTCGAGGGCCTCAAGGagaaaaaatag
- the yip2 gene encoding 3-ketoacyl-CoA thiolase, mitochondrial, whose product MSAATKGIYIVAAKRTAFGTFGGALKGINQTQLQTVAAKAALDAAGLKGEQVDTVIVGNVIASSSTDGIYVPRHVGLNCGVPIEKPALGINRLCGSGFQSIVNGAQDILVGGAKVALTGGVENMSQSPFIARNIRFGTTLGANYNLEDALWAGLTDSRCKLPMALTAENLADQYKISRERVDEFALLSQKNWEKGQKEGAFDAEITPIKLKVKGKEVDFVIDEHPRPKTTIEGLNKLPSLFKKNGVVTAGTASGICDGAAAVIVASEEALKEYNLKPLARLVAFSFVGVNPEIMGIGPVPAIQNVLKVAGKKLEDIDLIEINEAFAAQTLACADALKLDPSKLNVNGGAIALGHPLGASGSRITGHLVHELQRKGLKYGIGSACIGGGQGIALLLEAV is encoded by the exons ATGTCTGCAGCAACAAAAG GTATTTATATCGTGGCTGCCAAGCGCACGGCCTTTGGTACCTTCGGAGGCGCCCTGAAGGGCATTAATCAGACGCAGCTGCAGACAGTGGCAGCCAAGGCTGCCCTGGATGCGGCTGGTCTGAAGGGAGAGCAGGTGGACACCGTCATTGTCGGCAATGTGATTGCG TCCTCCTCCACGGACGGCATTTACGTACCGCGCCATGTGGGCCTCAACTGTGGTGTGCCCATTGAGAAGCCCGCCCTGGGAATCAATCGCTTGTGCGGATCTGGCTTCCAGTCAATCGTGAACGGAGCCCAGGACATTCTGGTGGGCGGAGCTAAGGTTGCGCTCACCGGCGGCGTGGAGAACATGTCACAGAGTCCGTTCATTGCCCGCAACATTCGTTTTGGCACCACCCTGGGGGCCAACTACAATCTGGAGGACGCGCTGTGGGCAGGACTCACCGATAGCCGCTGCAAACTGCCCATGGCCCTCACAGCCGAGAACCTGGCCGATCAGTACAAGATCAGCAGGGAGCGTGTGGATGAGTTCGCGCTGCTGTCGCAGAAGAACTGGGAGAAGGGTCAGAAGGAGGGCGCCTTCGATGCGGAGATCACTCCCATCAAGCTGAAGGTGAAGGGAAAGGAGGTGGACTTTGTCATCGATGAGCATCCTCGCCCCAAGACCACCATCGAAGGCCTGAACAAGCTGCCCTCGCTCTTCAAGAAGAACGGAGTTGTTACGGCCGGCACAGCGTCTGGCATCTGTGACGGAGCCGCCGCCGTGATTGTTGCCTCTGAAGAGGCTCTGAAGGAGTACAACCTCAAGCCCCTGGCCCGCCTGGTCGCCTTCTCCTTTGTGGGCGTCAACCCTGAGATTATGGGCATTGGCCCAGTGCCTGCCATCCAGAACGTACTCAAGGTTGCCGGCAAGAAGCTGGAGGACATTGATCTCATTGAG ATCAATGAAGCCTTTGCTGCCCAAACTCTTGCCTGTGCCGATGCTCTGAAGCTGGATCCCTCCAAGCTGAATGTAAATGGCGGTGCCATTGCCTTGGGACATCCTCTGGGTGCCAGTGGCTCTCGCATCACCGGTCACCTGGTCCACGAGTTGCA GCGCAAGGGACTCAAGTACGGCATTGGCTCGGCCTGCATTGGCGGTGGCCAGGGCATTGCCTTGCTGCTTGAGGCTGTCTAA
- the LOC4816892 gene encoding translocon-associated protein subunit gamma: protein MGSGKQQKVQSSGFTKEEELLLQDFSRNVSTKSSALFYGNAFIVSAVPIWLFWRIHNMDLWPSSILFVLVTAASTYLMATAYKNIKFQLKHKIAGRREDAVTREVNRQLGDDKKVTRKEKDERILWKKNEVADYEATTFSIFYNNSIYLAVIIFISFFLLKNSTPFVNYIFSVGLASGALALFSTSAQVN, encoded by the exons ATGGGCTCTggcaagcaacaaaaagtgcAGTCTTCTGGCTTCACCAAGGAGGAAGAGCTTCTGCTGCAGGATTTCAGCCGCAATGTGAGCACAAAGTCCTCGGCCCTGTTCTACGGCAATGCCTTTATCGTGTCCGCGGTGCCCATCT GGCTCTTCTGGCGCATACACAACATGGATCTGTGGCCCAGCTCCATTCTGTTCGTGTTGGTGACCGCCGCTAGCACCTATCTGATGGCCACTGCCTACAAGAACATCAAGTTCCAGCTGAAGCACAAGATCGCCGGACGTCGCGAGGACGCTGTTACCCGCGAGGTGAACCGCCAGCTGGGCGACGACAAGAAGGTCACCCGCAAGGAGAAGGACGAGCGCATCCTCTGGAAGAAGAACGAGGTCGCCGACTACGAGGCCACCACCTTTTCGATTTTCTACAACAATTCCATCTACCTGGCcgtcatcatcttcatcaGCTTCTTCCTGCTGAAGAACTCGACGCCGTTTGTGAACTACATTTTCTCCGTTGGCCTCGCCAGCGGAGCCCTGGCGCTCTTCTCCACCAGCGCCCAAGTGAACTGA
- the TbCMF46 gene encoding dynein regulatory complex subunit 3 isoform X1: MDEPVSQGSGDEMEEPVRGFLEEVNCPEPGIIDRQMIETAYLGEGQKGESGRLHQLEPVVYERIRTMRLEFKNLLRIDHLWMLPNLTKLCLNCNKIEVIEHIEMLTALKELNLSFNYITKIENLETLVNLETLSLFSNRIRRIENLSLKKLVILSIGNNLIDTVDGIERLRFLNSLKVLNLEGNPIAQKPDFPLSLYVTAILPKLNYYEYVFIKADTREAAQKRFYRELREIEDKQEREIQALETDAREAAEAERLASSFVEHLDGQQLYDSLWRDDENGRILMLVGAPAHELSEEYAKDIHQLTQSIYKLGLKRFGEREEEIRDFNANLQEGQQELQSLGQSQIEEFLQYKERTFEVLRSKLRELEESEDGSEEYSQVDTLNGQFDDALNEMWQSLMSQELHLHEAVEESTLNFHRKISQLMASFVEQAQVFFLQLRDVCGHFADNMTDIVTQFLSDKLSRQELGSVPKELTMCVDDREEVLKLVEGMRTAHTYRVEEREDRMAKRSKEFIDKMIQQLNNKEVDRHRAKILEINSFMEMMTEALGNLPRELNQE; the protein is encoded by the exons ATGGACGAGCCGGTCAGCCAGGGTTCGGGGGATGAGATGGAGGAGCCGGTGAGGGGCTTCCTGGAGGAGGTCAACTGCCCAGAGCCGGGCATTATTGATCGGCAGATGATCGAGACCGCCTACCTGGGGGAGGGACAAAAGGGCGAGTCGGGCCGCCTGCATCAGCTGGAGCCAGTGGTCTACGAGCGTATTCGAACCATGCGGCTGGAGTTCAAGA ATCTCCTGCGGATCGACCACCTCTGGATGCTGCCCAATCTCACCAAGCTGTGCCTCAACTGCAACAAAATCGAGGTCATAGAGCACATTGAAATGCTCACGGCCCTCAAGGAGCTGAATCTCAGCTTCAATTACATCACCAAAATCGAGAACCTGGAGACGCTGGTTAACCTGGAAACCCTCTCGTTGTTCAGCAATCGCATCAGGAGAATTGAGAACCTTAGCCTCAAAAAGCTAGTCATCCTCAGCATTGGCAATAATCTGATCGACACGGTGGATGGG ATCGAGCGACTGCGCTTTTTAAACAGCCTGAAAGTCTTGAATCTGGAAGGTAATCCCATTGCGCAGAAGCCAGATTTTCCACTTTCTCTCTATGTGACTGCCATTCTGCCTAAATTAAATTACTACGAATACGTTTTCATCAAGGCGGACACCCGGGAAGCGGCGCAGAAGCGCTTCTA TCGTGAACTACGCGAGATCGAGGACAAACAGGAGCGCGAGATTCAGGCCCTTGAAACGGATGCTAGGGAGGCAGCCGAAGCAGAGCGACTGGCATCCAGCTTTGTGGAGCATCTAGACGGTCAGCAGCTTTACGATTCCCTGTGGCGAGACGACGAGAACGGGCGAATACTGATGCTGGTGGGGGCTCCGGCGCATGAGCTGTCAGAAGAGTATGCCAAAGATATCCACCAGTTGACTCAGAGTATCTACAAACTGGGTCTAAAGCGGTTTGGAGAACGCGAAGAGGAGATCCGAGACTTTAATGCCAACCTGCAGGAGGGCCAGCAAGAGCTGCAGTCGCTGGGCCAGTCGCAGATCGAAGAGTTTCTGCAATACAAGGAGCGAACTTTCGAAGTGTTACGCTCGAAGTTGAGAGAGCTGGAGGAGAGCGAAGACGGGTCTGAAGAGTACTCCCAGGTGGACACCCTCAACGGACAATTTGATGATGCCCTTAACGAGATGTGGCAGAGCTTGATGTCTCAGGAACTACATTTGCACGAGGCTGTTGAG GAATCCACGCTAAACTTCCATCGCAAGATCTCCCAGCTGATGGCCAGCTTTGTGGAGCAGGCTCAGGTGTTCTTCCTCCAGCTCCGCGATGTCTGCGGGCACTTTGCAGACAACATGACGGATATCGTGACGCAATTTCTTTCCGACAAATTATCTCGTCAGGAACTCGGGTCTGTTCCCAAAGAGTTAACAATGTGTGTGGACGATCGCGAGGAGGTCCTGAAGTTGGTCGAAGGGATGCGGACAGCCCACACCTATCGCGTTGAAGAGCGCGAGGATCGCATGGCCAAGCGCAGCAAGGAGTTCATTGACAAGATGATCCAGCAGCTGAACAA CAAGGAAGTGGACCGCCATCGTGCAAAAATATTGGAAATCAATTCGTTCATGGAAATGATGACAGAGGCTCTAGGCAATCTTCCACGGGAGTTGAACCAGGAATAG
- the LOC6902773 gene encoding enoyl-CoA delta isomerase 1, mitochondrial-like, whose translation MSSRLLSFVGRTGRRRLMSTAIKLTTVEVNDKTGIATLTMCRPPVNGQNLELLLDIKSSINEIKNNNSRGLIITSASPKVFSAGLDILEMYKPDQQRLRAVWTELQNVWCDLYGISVPTAAAINGHAPAGGCLLATACEYRVMVPNCIIGLNETQLGIIAPKWLVSGYLNILPKRVAERALTQGRLFTTDEALQEGLIDEIANSKEEAVDKCVAFIGTFAKVNPVARALTKQQFRADNLRQFHKEREQDVDDFLSLVNRPEVQKGIGIYLEGLKKKANKQ comes from the exons ATGTCTTCCAGACTCTTGAGCTTTGTGGGCCGCACAGGCCGCAGACGTCTCATGTCCACCGCTATCAAGCTGACCACAGTGGAAGTAAATGACAAGACCGGCATTGCCACGCTCACAATGTGCCGTCCCCCCGTAAATGGACAAAATTTGGAACTGCTATTGGATATTAAATCATCCATTAACGAAATAAAGAACAACAATAGCCGTGGTCTCATAATAACATCC GCTAGTCCGAAGGTATTCTCTGCTGGCCTGGACATCCTTGAAATGTATAAGCCGGACCAGCAAAGGCTTCGTGCCGTTTGGACTGAATTACAAAATGTTTGGTGCGATCTATATGGGATCAGTGTGCCCACAGCAGCTGCCATCAAT GGCCACGCCCCAGCAGGAGGATGTCTTCTGGCCACAGCCTGCGAGTATCGTGTTATGGTGCCAAATTGTATAATTGGACTGAATGAAACCCAACTTGGGATTATTGCGCCCAAATGGCTGGTTTCGGGCTATCTGAACATCCTGCCAAAACGAGTGGCGGAGCGGGCTCTCACTCAGGGTCGCTTGTTCACCACGGATGAAGCCTTGCAGGAGGGCCTGATCGACGAGATCGCCAACAGCAAAGAGGAGGCTGTGGACAAGTGTGTCGCCTTCATAGGCACGTTCGCCAAAGTGAATCCCGTAGCCCGTGCTCTGACCAAGCAACAGTTCCGCGCGGACAATTTGCGCCAATTCCATAAGGAACGCGAACAGGACGTGGATGATTTCCTGTCCCTGGTCAACCGGCCAGAGGTGCAGAAGGGTATAGGCATTTATCTCGAAGGTCTGAAGAAGAAGGCCAACAAGCAATGA
- the Srp54 gene encoding probable splicing factor, arginine/serine-rich 7, translating to MAGGNTPRVIQVTNIAPQATKDQMQTLFGNIGKIEEIRLYPTIRDVSCPVQSRICYVKYTETTSVPVAQHLTNTVFIDRALIVIPVLAIPEEYRALEMLKNGTIVPGLQKPDSKLPPEVINRIEGQLPQQVIKTYDPKLVEFNLPEYPALPSFYDARKIEEIRRTIIVCDVKNEWRLDDLMECFQRAGEVKYARWAEKDNKTYCMIEFCEQTSIIHALRMQGQEFKGGYLSVYHSTYCITKPEAKSNEAAQAEIEEAMTIVKEAQSMISAAIDPVIGMLAKDKRRRSRSRSRSRDRRTSRSRSHRSTSRRRSRRSGSRERRSGSRSRRSRSRGKHSSRSRSKRSRSRHRRSTSRSRRSRSRGGKPSRARGKRSRSRHRSSTSRSRRSRSHGAGGSTSSKRSRSRERSKKSHREKRSSRSPRSRSKRSSPSPPPVIALSSKSRTSRSKDVSTVVAKTASSVVRRRERSRTPEASGRKLKVISEDIELKSSRSSADSKSRKSVSVEKSDNMDISNSP from the coding sequence ATGGCGGGCGGCAACACTCCGCGTGTTATACAGGTGACCAACATTGCGCCGCAGGCCACCAAGGACCAGATGCAAACGCTGTTCGGCAACATCGGCAAAATTGAGGAGATCCGGCTTTATCCCACCATCCGCGATGTCTCGTGTCCCGTGCAGTCGCGCATCTGCTATGTGAAGTACACGGAAACGACTAGTGTTCCTGTGGCCCAGCATCTCACCAACACGGTATTCATTGATCGCGCCCTGATTGTCATCCCCGTGCTGGCCATTCCCGAGGAGTACCGCGCTCTCGAGATGCTCAAGAACGGCACAATAGTGCCGGGCCTGCAGAAGCCCGACTCGAAACTGCCTCCCGAGGTGATCAATCGCATCGAGGGGCAGCTGCCGCAACAGGTTATCAAGACCTATGACCCCAAGCTGGTGGAGTTCAATCTACCAGAGTATCCGGCTCTGCCGTCGTTTTATGATGCTCGAAAGATCGAGGAGATCCGGCGAACCATTATTGTGTGCGATGTGAAGAACGAGTGGCGCCTGGACGACCTAATGGAGTGCTTCCAGCGTGCTGGTGAAGTGAAATATGCGCGCTGGGCCGAGAAGGACAACAAGACATACTGCATGATCGAATTCTGTGAGCAGACCAGCATTATCCACGCCCTACGCATGCAGGGCCAGGAGTTCAAGGGCGGCTATCTCAGTGTTTACCATTCGACATACTGTATCACCAAGCCAGAGGCCAAGTCCAACGAGGCGGCCCAGGCGGAGATCGAGGAGGCCATGACCATTGTGAAGGAGGCGCAGAGTATGATATCGGCCGCTATTGATCCAGTGATCGGCATGCTGGCCAAGGACAAGCGACGTCGGTCCCGCTCCCGTTCGCGCTCTCGGGATCGCCGCACCAGCCGCTCTCGCTCGCATCGGTCGACGTCCCGGAGACGCTCACGTCGCTCTGGCTCCAGGGAGCGACGCAGTGGTTCGCGTTCTAGGCGCTCTCGCTCTCGAGGAAAGCACTCGTCACGTTCGCGAAGCAAGCGCTCCAGATCCCGGCACCGTCGCAGCACCTCCCGTTCGCGTAGGTCACGCTCCCGCGGGGGCAAACCATCAAGAGCGCGCGGCAAGCGCTCTAGGTCCCGTCATCGTAGCAGCACCTCACGCTCCCGGCGTTCCCGTTCGCATGGGGCCggtggcagcaccagcagcaaacGCTCTCGTTCTCGCGAGCGCAGCAAGAAGTCGCACCGTGAGAAGCGCTCCTCCCGTTCGCCCAGGTCGCGCAGCAAACGCAGCTCGCCCTCGCCACCACCGGTGATCGCCCTAAGTAGCAAGTCCCGTACAAGCCGCAGTAAAGATGTGTCCACTGTTGTCGCAAAGACTGCCTCTTCGGTCGTCCGGCGGCGGGAACGCTCTCGCACACCCGAGGCATCAGGACGCAAACTGAAGGTCATCTCCGAAGATATAGAGTTGAAGAGCTCGCGCTCCAGCGCCGATTCCAAGTCGCGCAAATCGGTGAGCGTCGAGAAGTCGGACAACATGGATATATCCAACTCCCCCTAG
- the TbCMF46 gene encoding dynein regulatory complex subunit 3 isoform X2, which produces MDEPVSQGSGDEMEEPVRGFLEEVNCPEPGIIDRQMIETAYLGEGQKGESGRLHQLEPVVYERIRTMRLEFKNLLRIDHLWMLPNLTKLCLNCNKIEVIEHIEMLTALKELNLSFNYITKIENLETLVNLETLSLFSNRIRRIENLSLKKLVILSIGNNLIDTVDGIERLRFLNSLKVLNLEGNPIAQKPDFPLSLYVTAILPKLNYYEYVFIKADTREAAQKRFYRELREIEDKQEREIQALETDAREAAEAERLASSFVEHLDGQQLYDSLWRDDENGRILMLVGAPAHELSEEYAKDIHQLTQSIYKLGLKRFGEREEEIRDFNANLQEGQQELQSLGQSQIEEFLQYKERTFEVLRSKLRELEESEDGSEEYSQVDTLNGQFDDALNEMWQSLMSQELHLHEAVEESTLNFHRKISQLMASFVEQAQVFFLQLRDVCGHFADNMTDIVTQFLSDKLSRQELGSVPKELTMCVDDREEVLKLVEGMRTAHTYRVEEREDRMAKRSKEFIDKMIQQLNKKWTAIVQKYWKSIRSWK; this is translated from the exons ATGGACGAGCCGGTCAGCCAGGGTTCGGGGGATGAGATGGAGGAGCCGGTGAGGGGCTTCCTGGAGGAGGTCAACTGCCCAGAGCCGGGCATTATTGATCGGCAGATGATCGAGACCGCCTACCTGGGGGAGGGACAAAAGGGCGAGTCGGGCCGCCTGCATCAGCTGGAGCCAGTGGTCTACGAGCGTATTCGAACCATGCGGCTGGAGTTCAAGA ATCTCCTGCGGATCGACCACCTCTGGATGCTGCCCAATCTCACCAAGCTGTGCCTCAACTGCAACAAAATCGAGGTCATAGAGCACATTGAAATGCTCACGGCCCTCAAGGAGCTGAATCTCAGCTTCAATTACATCACCAAAATCGAGAACCTGGAGACGCTGGTTAACCTGGAAACCCTCTCGTTGTTCAGCAATCGCATCAGGAGAATTGAGAACCTTAGCCTCAAAAAGCTAGTCATCCTCAGCATTGGCAATAATCTGATCGACACGGTGGATGGG ATCGAGCGACTGCGCTTTTTAAACAGCCTGAAAGTCTTGAATCTGGAAGGTAATCCCATTGCGCAGAAGCCAGATTTTCCACTTTCTCTCTATGTGACTGCCATTCTGCCTAAATTAAATTACTACGAATACGTTTTCATCAAGGCGGACACCCGGGAAGCGGCGCAGAAGCGCTTCTA TCGTGAACTACGCGAGATCGAGGACAAACAGGAGCGCGAGATTCAGGCCCTTGAAACGGATGCTAGGGAGGCAGCCGAAGCAGAGCGACTGGCATCCAGCTTTGTGGAGCATCTAGACGGTCAGCAGCTTTACGATTCCCTGTGGCGAGACGACGAGAACGGGCGAATACTGATGCTGGTGGGGGCTCCGGCGCATGAGCTGTCAGAAGAGTATGCCAAAGATATCCACCAGTTGACTCAGAGTATCTACAAACTGGGTCTAAAGCGGTTTGGAGAACGCGAAGAGGAGATCCGAGACTTTAATGCCAACCTGCAGGAGGGCCAGCAAGAGCTGCAGTCGCTGGGCCAGTCGCAGATCGAAGAGTTTCTGCAATACAAGGAGCGAACTTTCGAAGTGTTACGCTCGAAGTTGAGAGAGCTGGAGGAGAGCGAAGACGGGTCTGAAGAGTACTCCCAGGTGGACACCCTCAACGGACAATTTGATGATGCCCTTAACGAGATGTGGCAGAGCTTGATGTCTCAGGAACTACATTTGCACGAGGCTGTTGAG GAATCCACGCTAAACTTCCATCGCAAGATCTCCCAGCTGATGGCCAGCTTTGTGGAGCAGGCTCAGGTGTTCTTCCTCCAGCTCCGCGATGTCTGCGGGCACTTTGCAGACAACATGACGGATATCGTGACGCAATTTCTTTCCGACAAATTATCTCGTCAGGAACTCGGGTCTGTTCCCAAAGAGTTAACAATGTGTGTGGACGATCGCGAGGAGGTCCTGAAGTTGGTCGAAGGGATGCGGACAGCCCACACCTATCGCGTTGAAGAGCGCGAGGATCGCATGGCCAAGCGCAGCAAGGAGTTCATTGACAAGATGATCCAGCAGCTGAACAA GAAGTGGACCGCCATCGTGCAAAAATATTGGAAATCAATTCGTTCATGGAAATGA